In the Hermetia illucens chromosome 1, iHerIll2.2.curated.20191125, whole genome shotgun sequence genome, GCGAACTTCAGTTCATCAGGAGGAATAAGatcaaaattatgaattttGCTAGCATCCCTGTAGCTATATAAACAGTGGCCTTTGTTACCACCTCCACAAACATTCCTCCCTTGAAAAGTTTTGCAGGTTAAACGGGAACTCCAATTTACATTTTGTCGCACCCTTTCTAGCACCTCAATCCACTTGTAATTTAAGGATGATTATGAGGAAAGTGTCCACTTCATCGGTCACGAAACGTTCTCATAAGTTAGATCAATGTTTGAACAAAAACTTTTCCTAAAACGTTCGGGCTATCTTCTACATTttaaatgcaaaaggggagtgtaaattttttcacgaaatatagtcatgtggagtattaaatgaaaggtctcgtttagtactttccgaagccgttagttttgaaatttgttagaaaggtgaggagtgcgggggttcgaaagtgatcattcctctcccggacccattctcggaatctacccaaacaaaaaatctgaaaaaataagaaGCTGCCCCTATATAGTACCTAGACCCCGAAATACCCTGCATgcctatattttttagtaattgactgcaaaaccccccttaagttcattctagagtcACAAAATCAACGTAGACTATAACAtgtagcatgatcctaccaagtgtcgtgaaaatcgtactattataaTACTAACAAAATCATAATAGGTCACAGTTGTCGTTTCTGCACAAATTCAgggctttgaatgtcagcatcatgcatcattctcacataatacatgcataatTTACGTGGTAggtgggacaaatgtccactcaaatgtttttataaaagaaatacaaaaaaaacctttcacacctaaagcgtccagctttcgggtCCCGATTTGTTTTATCTCAAAGTTCAACTTATGCCTTCAGCCTTTCATATCGATCATTGATATAAGTTGACCAAATCGTCCGCATCAACTCGCTTAATACTTTTCGGCTTGCCTGGTCTTTTAGAATTTCTTTTCAATCATTTTGTAACCGTAAGACTACTCAAAATAGACACGTCCATCTAGTGCAAAGTTGTTAAATCCATAATTTGATCATAACAACAACATCATTTGAATGGTGAAGCGATCCGTcccgtcgccctctatggttttgagtgttggccaaccataaaaggcaatgaacggcatcttacaGTAatcgagacgaagatattgcgttggactagtggcgtgacacgttttgatcacatccgaaatgaagatatccacgatcgttatggggttgcaccgatcgtggaaaaattgcgagagaggcttcttcgatggtatggtcacgcaattcatgctaacaagaattcacttgccaagaacatcgaagtcgatggtaaacgaccaaaaggcaggccgagacaacggtggcttgatacgttggatggggatttcaaagcctcgagattgcatccagatcagacatttgatatagccaaatggcgaaaccgatcacaacgagccgaccccgcttgtgaactgtacagaagctgaagaaaaaaaagaagattttaaTGGTGAAGCGAATATGCACAGAACGAGTTCTATGGCTGACCTTACGGCATTTGCTTCTCTGCTCCTATGCCTTTTTGTATATTCTTAGTTAAACTTAAGTAGGATTTCCGTGGCACTTTCCTCTAATAACATAACTTTCAGGTTTGTTCTTGGAGCTGATTTGATCGTCTGCGGAAACCACGTTTACAATCACTACAGAGACTGTAAGGATGTCGGAACTTATCTCTGCGGCGATACCATAGTCGACGCTGTCGCTCTATCCCCAAATAATGTAATGCctccttaaaaagtttgaaatcaGAATAATATCAAACAGTTTTTTTAGACTAACCGGATCATCACCATACTTGCTTGTTCCGGGCGTGTGCTCCGCGTTTTAGAACATTGCCGAGTTCGGCAAACTATAGAATTGGAAAGCGTGCCCACAGCCCTTCATGTAAGGAAAAACATCCTCGGAGATAAGATTATGTGCGGTTTTGCGGATGGGAAAATTATAGCGTATAACTTTGCGGGATTCATCGGTGATGGTATAGTCTACCAAAGTTAATAAGAAAAGAATTGCTTTCACATAGTCACTTCCCACTTCAGTCAAAGATTCTGTGGTCATTACGTCTGAATATGGGACTAGTGCAATAACATGTATCGACACCTACGATTTGACTGGAGAAGGCaatgaaaatttattgattGGAAGACGGGATGGCAGTGTTCAGGTTTTCTCTCTACCTGCCGAGGACGAAGTTGACTTGGAACCTAGAGAAATATATAGAGAGGTAATTAATCCTCAGATGCCTGGGTGGGGCCAATCAGCCCCCAAACGTGCGGAATTATTCGATTTCACGATTTTAAGTTTTAGCTCCACTTTTctactttatttaaaaaaaaaaactaatttcaTACAGCCATcatcatttcatattttttcctgaaaactggaaaaaaagaaTCAAATGGTCGAAAATGTTTTTATCTGAGTTTCCAAGGGTGAAATAAATATTGACTAGTTATCCATGTACCGACGGTATATAAGTTTCTGGAAAAAAGTTGGTCCTTTCCAACACCAAACTGTTTTAAATATTGTTCAATGACAAGTTGAACCCATATCTCTAACCTTTGATGTTTCCAGTCTTTTACTGAAAGTATCTCTGCAATACAAGGAGGATGTGTCTATTCTAACGGAGCCACTGAGATAGTGATTGCAACTTACGCAGGCAGTGTATTTGGATTAACAACACAGATCGTCAGCGTGAACTTGAGCGATAGAGAACTTTTCAAAGAACTACTAGTGAAGAACGCAAGTAAGAAACAACCAGACGTTGATAACCAAGTTGAAGGTACTTCAATAAATTTGGTAAAACCACGCGAAAGGTATACTCTTACGACGCAAATAATTTCAACGTCAACCAACACTATGTCAGCAGTACTGGATGTAAACGATTCTGCAAGTATCTGATTTGCGATTCAAAGTTTTATTTCATATTAATTTtactaatttattgaacaagtcTAACATGCACTTTACTATCCTAATTGATACATTTAAACCACCACATAGGTCTTATTAGATGCTCAAAAGGCCACTTATAGTCTAACAATAGAGATGCCAGTACCAATCTTAGAAATCCTGTACCAAAGCGAGATCAACATTcaatttctggatttagagaacgATAATGCTGAACTTACAGAGAACCAGGTTGACTCAACGGTGAGTATAAACTGTGATCCACTCTCGCGCCTTTTTTGAAGTAACCTTACCCTCATTGATAATTTTAGACCGGCTACCAACTTTCCATCAGAGCAAAACTAAAGGACGATACGAACCAAATAACTGTGCATTTTCAAACGGCAGAGGGCCAATATGGCAATTTAGAGGCTTATATTATGCCTAACGTCGAGCCAAACTGTGTAGAGCTGAAGACTTATCTGATACGGCCTTTATCACTGCATATGAGGACTCATTCATTTGATGCATCCAGGCACGTGTACTATTATagattgttcaataagttttgcggttcgatgaGAGAGGGCGTTGCTACTAGCCCATTTTTTTATGTTGGTACAGTCTTCATATGAACgtatgtgaagtttcatttcaatctgtcaattcatGCTTTGttacaagccatttagtatTGACGCGTCACAGTATTTTTTaccatggaaaaaatcaagtatctttcagtgattgaatttttatttttggaaggaaatttatgaacaaatgttgaaagtgtataaggaccCTTGGGCTTCTATTAGTATAAGATAGTTAGTATAAAGATGGTTGCTGAATTTAGACTTGGTCGTACAAGCCTTGAAGACGATCCACGTCAAGCACGtctaaaaacagcaacaacaccagaaatcgtagaaaaaaatGCAGGATATCATATTGGAAAATCATCGAgtgactgaaagaaatttagtagaagccctaggcatctcattgggcagtgcaagcaatattttgactgaagtattggGTTTTAGAAAACTGTGTGCACAATGGGTGCCCCattcgctaacaatggaacaaaaacacattcgaatgcgaCGTTCTCAGCAACAATTAGAGCGTTTTCGAAGGGGTCAAGTGGATTTTGTGGGTCGATTCATCCCTATGGATGAGACTTCGGTCTATCATTATGATCCCAAATCAAAACAAGAAGCGAAGAGTGGAGTAAACCTGGTTCTTAGGCTACGGAACGAGTTTGTGTCCAAAAATCGGCCTAGAAGGTGCTGGCatcagttttttgggatgcgaaaAGAATTTTGTCTGTGAATTACCtgcaaactggtaaaacaacaaattctgaatattaatgtGATCTTCTAGACCAACTGGAGGaaaaaattagtaaaaaaagacaaagtttgcagaagaaaaagattcttttttatcaggacaatgcaccgtgtcacaagaACATTTTGACAATTGCTAAAATCCATGAAATCAAGTTTGAATTGTTAAAACATCCACCGTATTCCCCCCTAGCGACTCGCATCTATTTCCAGTCCTAAAAAATTCATGcgtggaaagcgtttttcatcaaatgatgaggtTATAACAGCTGTGAAAGCATATTTTTCAGCTCTTCCAGATTCtcacttcagggatggaattcataaattggaatctcgttGGAACAGGTGCATTGATGCTCACGGCGACTACACTGAACAATAAAGTGaatttcaaaccataaaattgggcttttcttatcgaaccgcaaaacttattgaacaacctggtatATGAATATTCACCCAATCCATAATATTCAAAACATTTCCCATTTATCCAAAATTTCAGACCCTTTAATGAACTTTCTCTGAAGGGACCATTTTCATGGGCTGAAGTGCATAATTGGATGGAACAGATGCTCCCAGAAGTTCCCGAGCGCCTTTCAGGAGGAGCTGACTCCATGGAGTTATATTATAAGAACGTTTTAATTGGAACCATTTTGGAGTGCAAATATGGGTGACTAGATTCAGTttacatttgaaatttaattaatgATAATTTGCTAATTTTAGAAAGGGCTGGGCCAGCTTTCGAAGTGACAATTTGTCTACAATATCTATTCTCAAGGATTTCTTGACAAAGGAAGCAACAAAGAAACGAATAAAGCTGGAAATCACTTCGAGTAAGGCACATAGCGTAGAGATTTGATACTCaaagtaaaaattatctttAGATATTTCAGAAGCATCTATAAATCATGTTCTCAGACTAATTGAGCCTGCAATCCAGAAACACATCAAAGTCAAAGAGGAACATAAATTTCTGCTTGCTTTACTAGAGGTGGATATACGAAGTGAGGATGATTGGAATTGTCTTTTACCGAAATACCAGTCAATTTTGGAACGTCGAAgtgaaattgaaaatgattttatCAAAACACCGGGAATTTTGCAACGTTATTTTGGTGTAATCACTGATTTTTATATTGATCGTTTCAAGTTTAAGGGAATGTTTGTCAAGGACAAAATCCCGGAATTAATGAAATTGTTAGAGGACTATAAAAGGATGGAACCGATTATTGAATTTTTCCAATCCTACACGGCAGATGAAGTTAATTCTACGACAGTTTAAAATGGATGGCAGCCGTGGGAATTGTTTGTAAATGTGGCATGTTGTTCGCTatttattgaataaaataatTCGATTTATTAGAATAGTAAGAAGATGTATGTATGTTACAACAAGGCAATTAACAACCGTGGAACGGGTTAGAAAAGGATAAATTCTCTGCTTCCAATCAAATCTCAATGAGGAATAcgttgaatgaaaaaaaaaacagttccaTCCTCACAGCTTGCCATAAACTTTGATCAGTTGTGAGAGGTGAAGAGATGGATGGCTTCAATTTGAATGAATCTAAGGGTTAGATGGGGAAAGCGCAGGaacttgcagtcttgcagattactcacacAGGAAACTattaccacacctggcagttaagtAGAAAATGCATTACCAAAACTGAGAAGTAGAAAGTCATCTCACATGATGACTGGGTCAGGTTCTCGTAATGAACAGCACAGCCTCGAAATCGTTAATGCTGGGGTGCGTCAAAATGACGAGGAGCGTGGTTCCGActgttgcagctgtttcgccacaatctgtggtgatcacttcagcagattcgcgtaggaagcgcgaaagtgaacctctttatcatccgctccaaCTACGAAATAACAACGGCGGCAGCAGGTGcaatatcttaccgccccttgttgtacCAAAGATTCGTCGCGCGTTTCCCAAAAAAACGCGCACATGACTGTGCAGCGGGTTGCAAACCAGTACCATTTTATTACCCGCAACGACATAACCCCAGACATCATCAAGGAGCGTGTTCGATTGGAGGTCATCGCGGCAGCTAGTGACAAAGAATCTTTGGGGGTAGAGACGGCGGtatcgaagcactcttcttccaTTTCCATCAgagaaaattcatctggaatgtCGGTGCGTCTTACTACGATAGATCATAGCTAGATTGAAACCAATCAGTactggcaatgtcagcagatGAGTGAAAAACAAAGTGCGGAGGGTTTAGCGGAACTATCCCCAGTGAGGCACTTGTAGTtggaattctggacacactaaagcagaaatcgagacagacttctacgaaAACCTAgggattctgcaaggaacccatgattAAAAGGACTACTATGTCTAAATACTGAATGCATCGCCCAAATTCTGCAGTGTAGCGGAACCTTCCTCGTGACGTCCAATGCAGAAGCGTGGTTAACATTACGACACAACATTACCTACCGTCAAATCGACctgctacgcgcttatttttacagcaaggagcaggcgaacagatgactgtgtgctgggaagctctttgTTGATATGAAAGGATTTATGTGTGTCATTCAGTATGGCGTGGTCGTCACCCGAGCGGGTGAAAAAAGACCACAATATTGTAACAATAACTCTGCGTAAATATAATAGGtccagatagctcagtggttagaggactgggctgtcgtacggatgatcgcgattcaaatttcactaatggcagtggaatttgtatcgtgacttgatggcggatactagtcgactcagctgtgaatgagtacctgagtcaaatcagggtaataatcacgaacGAGCACAaagctaaccacattgcctccaacagggtactataatcctgtagtgtaacaTTACGATCTTCAATGTACTGCTctcttattataaatataataaagtattaaaatttaaattcttaACATGATTGGTCGCTGTAAGCTGTGATTGGGAACGTGTTGGTTTTAATGAAGTCAGGTATTGCAAATATTGCAAAAGTGGATGACTGTGTCGGCACTCCAGACGATGCTAAACTCCGTCGTTCAATAGCACGAAATCAATACAGAGCATATACGGCAGAACACCCAAGTAAGGATCGTGCTTTGTTCGCTGTAAGATCTAGTTTTATATGGACGAAATAATGATCTGTTTATTGATATTTTATCCTCATTCTTAGTTGTAAGTGTTAACTCCCACAAAATTGGTGCATTTATTTTGACTATTCATCGAGTATGTAAATACTAAGAATGTGGTTCATTTAGGGTTCATGTTTTTTGTTCTCAGCTAAGTGCTTTGCTCTCAACGAACAAGCATAATTTGCCCGAAATTTTGAAGCCCTAATAGTTTTCCACTATACATGGTTCAATTTCTTTCAAAACAATGATTGACTCCGTCTTACTTACTCTATTTGAAGTGAGGTTCCCTCGAAAATACATATTATTAAAAACATCTatttcatatcatcatcatcatcatcaacggcgcaacaaccggtgtaggcctgccttaataaagaactccagacgtcccggttttgcgccgaggtccaccaattcgatatccctaaaagctctctggcgtcctgacctacgccatcgctccatcttaggcagggtctacatcatcttctttttctaccatagatattgcccttatagattttccgggctggatcatcctattTCATATCCGTCCATATTATTTCGAGCTTTCTTTTGCTTCCCCACATCCGGTGAGTAGTCAGCTGTTCAACGGGTCGCAAGTACTACACCCGCGTCTGGTACGTTCTAATGTCACACACTTAACCGTCAGTATCAGCTGTGAAGGCTTTCGAGTCAAAcgatttatataatataatctcTGCAAGTTTGTGATTTTCAtagaaaaatgaatttaagaAAATTGTCATCACTATTCCGTCTAGTCACAGCAACTGCTCGCACAAATCATCTGAAAAATCGGATAGAACCTGTTGCTCTCTTCCGCCAAAGTAGAAATAGACGATGGAGAACTAGTCAC is a window encoding:
- the LOC119647227 gene encoding Bardet-Biedl syndrome 7 protein homolog, with translation MELELTRIDYGTVGTTSRNCLKLLPNAYKKQQKVVIADVDGNVQLFTIKKTEAQIIFQVYAGKKVSSIQLGGAVGSNFDKIFVATENIVKGYTKKGKMFLSFDTNLTEAIKCMFVLGADLIVCGNHVYNHYRDCKDVGTYLCGDTIVDAVALSPNNTNRIITILACSGRVLRVLEHCRVRQTIELESVPTALHVRKNILGDKIMCGFADGKIIAYNFAGFIGDVKDSVVITSEYGTSAITCIDTYDLTGEGNENLLIGRRDGSVQVFSLPAEDEVDLEPREIYRESFTESISAIQGGCVYSNGATEIVIATYAGSVFGLTTQIVSVNLSDRELFKELLVKNASKKQPDVDNQVEGTSINLVKPRERYTLTTQIISTSTNTMSAVLDVNDSVLLDAQKATYSLTIEMPVPILEILYQSEINIQFLDLENDNAELTENQVDSTTGYQLSIRAKLKDDTNQITVHFQTAEGQYGNLEAYIMPNVEPNCVELKTYLIRPLSLHMRTHSFDASRPFNELSLKGPFSWAEVHNWMEQMLPEVPERLSGGADSMELYYKNVLIGTILECKYGKGWASFRSDNLSTISILKDFLTKEATKKRIKLEITSNISEASINHVLRLIEPAIQKHIKVKEEHKFLLALLEVDIRSEDDWNCLLPKYQSILERRSEIENDFIKTPGILQRYFGVITDFYIDRFKFKGMFVKDKIPELMKLLEDYKRMEPIIEFFQSYTADEVNSTTV